In a single window of the Pedococcus dokdonensis genome:
- a CDS encoding cytochrome c biogenesis CcdA family protein, whose translation MTADAANTVTSGALPVAMAVALLAGLVSFASPCVLPLVPGFLGYVTGLSDESLADRKRHRMVLGALLFVLGFTVVFMTTTVVLAGVGRALILHRDLLTRIGGVLVILMALVFVGAGTQRELKLHIRPASGLVGAPLLGAVFGLGWAPCTGPTLGAVFVMASTTGDGSAVTRGVLLGLLYSLGLGVPFLLIAAGYERFGRVSAFLRKRQRGIQLFGGALLFVVGVLLVTGLWDSLTRHLQATLVSGFTTVL comes from the coding sequence ATGACTGCTGACGCCGCGAACACCGTGACCTCTGGCGCCCTGCCGGTGGCGATGGCCGTCGCCCTGCTCGCCGGTCTGGTGTCGTTCGCGTCGCCGTGCGTCCTGCCGCTGGTGCCCGGCTTCCTCGGCTACGTCACCGGCTTGTCCGACGAGTCGCTGGCCGACCGCAAGCGGCACCGGATGGTGCTCGGCGCGCTGCTCTTCGTCCTGGGCTTCACCGTCGTCTTCATGACCACGACCGTCGTCCTCGCGGGTGTGGGCAGGGCGCTGATCCTGCACCGCGACCTGCTGACCAGGATCGGCGGGGTCCTGGTGATCCTGATGGCGCTGGTCTTCGTGGGGGCGGGCACCCAGCGCGAGCTCAAGCTGCACATCCGCCCGGCCTCGGGGCTCGTCGGGGCGCCGCTCCTGGGTGCCGTGTTCGGGCTCGGGTGGGCGCCGTGCACGGGGCCCACGCTGGGCGCGGTGTTCGTGATGGCCTCCACCACCGGTGACGGCTCCGCCGTCACCCGCGGGGTGCTGCTGGGCCTGCTCTACTCGCTCGGGCTCGGGGTGCCCTTCCTGCTCATCGCTGCGGGGTACGAGCGGTTCGGGCGGGTCTCGGCGTTCCTGCGCAAGCGGCAACGCGGCATCCAGCTGTTCGGCGGTGCGCTGCTCTTCGTGGTCGGGGTGCTGCTGGTGACGGGCCTCTGGGACTCGCTCACCCGCCATCTCCAGGCCACCCTCGTCAGCGGCTTCACGACGGTGCTGTGA
- the resB gene encoding cytochrome c biogenesis protein ResB, producing MAADDAITQPTLGPVGWLRWMWRQLTSMRTALFLLLLLAIGAVPGSIWPQRSIDAARTADYIANHPKAGPWLDRFGFFEVYASPWFAAIYLLLFISLVGCVLPRSKVHWKAMRSAPPKAPARPARLPSGATFEVHATGEQVVAASRELLRGKRFRTVSHDDASVSAEKGHLKETGNLVFHLALIFVIVGVAIGHLFGWKGDVIVPVGRSFANTLANYDTFSPGPWVDPDSLSPFSLTVDQLDATFEENVTGRGQFGSPRDFTAHVTTKATPTSAARESTIKVNHPLEMKGAGVFLLGNGYAPVITVRDAKGAKIYSAPTPFLAQDNNYKSVGVVKVTGAQPKQLGFSGLFLPTATIDQELGPVSLFPDAKKPALALTVYEGDLFPGGRPQSVYLLDQSKMTQLTTDKGEKLRIWLEPGQTYQLPGGRGSISFDGVQRFAGLSIRHDPGKFVTLAASLLALAGLISSLVVRRRRVFVRVSPGSTPGRTVVAVGGLAKGDDDGLQELVDRLAADLGARFDVRDEAPDDPDAENDPDAENDAEPDPEPDPELDSRLDARG from the coding sequence ATGGCAGCCGACGACGCGATCACGCAGCCCACCCTCGGCCCGGTGGGCTGGCTGCGGTGGATGTGGCGCCAGCTGACGAGCATGCGAACTGCGCTCTTCCTGTTGCTGCTGCTGGCAATCGGCGCAGTGCCCGGGTCGATCTGGCCGCAGCGCAGCATCGACGCGGCGCGCACCGCCGACTACATCGCGAACCACCCCAAGGCCGGACCGTGGCTCGACCGGTTCGGGTTCTTCGAGGTCTACGCGTCGCCGTGGTTCGCGGCGATCTACCTGTTGCTCTTCATCTCCCTCGTCGGCTGTGTGCTGCCGCGCAGCAAGGTGCACTGGAAGGCGATGCGCTCGGCGCCCCCGAAGGCACCGGCCCGACCTGCCCGGCTGCCGTCCGGCGCGACGTTCGAGGTCCACGCCACCGGCGAGCAGGTCGTCGCAGCGTCCCGGGAGCTGTTGCGCGGCAAGCGGTTCCGTACGGTGTCGCACGACGACGCATCCGTCAGCGCGGAGAAGGGCCACCTCAAGGAGACCGGCAACCTGGTCTTCCACCTGGCCCTGATCTTCGTCATCGTCGGAGTGGCGATCGGTCACCTGTTCGGCTGGAAGGGCGACGTGATCGTCCCCGTCGGCAGGTCGTTCGCCAACACGCTTGCGAACTACGACACGTTCAGCCCGGGGCCGTGGGTCGACCCCGACAGCCTGTCGCCGTTCTCCCTCACCGTCGACCAGCTCGACGCCACCTTCGAGGAGAACGTCACGGGACGGGGCCAGTTCGGCTCGCCGCGCGACTTCACGGCGCACGTCACGACGAAGGCCACCCCGACCTCGGCGGCCCGGGAGTCGACCATCAAGGTCAACCACCCCCTCGAGATGAAGGGCGCAGGGGTCTTCCTCCTCGGCAACGGCTACGCGCCCGTCATCACCGTCCGGGACGCCAAGGGGGCGAAGATCTACAGCGCCCCCACGCCGTTCCTGGCCCAGGACAACAACTACAAGTCGGTCGGCGTCGTCAAGGTGACCGGGGCCCAGCCGAAGCAGCTCGGCTTCTCGGGCCTGTTCCTGCCCACGGCCACCATCGACCAGGAGCTCGGCCCGGTCTCGCTGTTCCCCGATGCGAAGAAGCCGGCGCTGGCCCTCACGGTCTACGAGGGCGACCTGTTCCCCGGCGGGCGTCCGCAGTCGGTCTACCTGCTCGACCAGTCGAAGATGACCCAGCTGACGACCGACAAGGGCGAGAAGCTGCGGATCTGGCTCGAGCCGGGGCAGACCTACCAGCTGCCCGGCGGGCGCGGGAGCATCAGCTTCGACGGCGTCCAGCGGTTCGCCGGGCTGTCGATCCGGCACGACCCGGGCAAGTTCGTCACGCTGGCCGCGTCGTTGCTGGCCCTGGCGGGCCTGATCTCGTCGCTGGTCGTGCGTCGGCGCCGGGTCTTCGTCCGCGTTTCCCCCGGCAGCACGCCGGGTCGTACGGTGGTAGCCGTCGGCGGGCTCGCCAAGGGTGACGACGACGGGCTCCAGGAGCTGGTGGACCGGCTGGCCGCCGACCTGGGCGCCCGGTTCGACGTGCGTGACGAGGCGCCCGACGACCCCGATGCTGAGAACGACCCCGATGCTGAGAACGACGCAGAGCCGGACCCCGAGCCGGACCCCGAGCTGGACAGCAGATTGGACGCACGAGGATGA
- the ccsB gene encoding c-type cytochrome biogenesis protein CcsB: MTNESLAGYANLSLYTAMAVFTIAMVCHAVYLAALLPARDRVRVAVTDRDRELVGAGAPVPTEAPSTRPELSSRAAKAAGLASTTTWLGGFLLLASVVLRGVAVHRWPLGNMFEFAVMGSMFTVLAYSIWSTRRDLRWLGLFITGPVLLVLGMAVAVWYTEASELMPSLRSYWLVIHVTVATLATAVFTIGAALSVVYLLKDGFERSGRASVLDRFPQTPAIERTAYSLHIVAFPLWTFTLIAGAIWARQAWASYWNWDPKEVWTFVIWVVYAAYLHSRATSGVSRQTASYIALAGYACIIVNFAVVNVFFVGQHSYSGL; this comes from the coding sequence ATGACCAACGAGAGCCTGGCCGGCTACGCCAACCTGAGCCTCTACACGGCGATGGCCGTGTTCACGATCGCGATGGTCTGCCACGCGGTCTACCTCGCCGCCCTGCTGCCCGCTCGCGACCGGGTGCGTGTCGCCGTCACCGACCGCGACCGCGAGCTGGTCGGGGCCGGGGCGCCTGTCCCGACCGAGGCGCCCTCCACCCGCCCCGAGCTGTCGTCGCGCGCCGCCAAGGCGGCCGGCCTCGCCTCGACGACGACCTGGCTCGGCGGCTTCCTGCTGCTGGCCTCGGTAGTGCTGCGCGGGGTGGCGGTGCACCGCTGGCCGCTCGGCAACATGTTCGAGTTCGCGGTGATGGGCTCGATGTTCACCGTGCTGGCCTACTCGATCTGGTCGACCCGGCGTGACCTGCGCTGGCTGGGGCTGTTCATCACCGGGCCGGTGCTGCTCGTGCTCGGCATGGCGGTCGCGGTCTGGTACACCGAGGCGTCCGAGCTGATGCCGTCGCTGCGCAGCTACTGGCTGGTCATCCACGTCACGGTGGCCACCCTCGCGACGGCAGTCTTCACCATCGGGGCGGCCCTGAGCGTGGTCTACCTGCTCAAGGACGGGTTCGAGCGGTCCGGGCGGGCGAGCGTCCTCGACCGGTTCCCGCAGACGCCGGCGATCGAGCGCACCGCCTACAGCCTGCACATCGTCGCGTTCCCGCTGTGGACCTTCACCCTCATCGCCGGCGCCATCTGGGCCCGCCAGGCGTGGGCGTCCTACTGGAACTGGGACCCCAAGGAGGTCTGGACCTTCGTCATCTGGGTCGTCTACGCGGCATACCTGCACTCGCGGGCGACCAGCGGGGTCAGCCGGCAGACGGCCAGCTACATCGCGCTGGCCGGCTACGCCTGCATCATCGTCAACTTCGCCGTCGTCAACGTGTTCTTCGTCGGCCAGCACTCCTACTCGGGGCTGTAG
- a CDS encoding DUF4229 domain-containing protein — MLRYSVLRLLIFFGVLSVLWLLGLRDQDQQWMLLVLAALISMVLSYFVLARFREESTAELARRIQRRAEAKQSGAPAAHGVDEDAEDAEDERGPAEYR; from the coding sequence ATGCTGCGGTACTCCGTCCTGCGCCTGCTCATCTTCTTCGGGGTGCTCTCCGTGCTCTGGCTGCTCGGGCTGCGCGACCAGGACCAGCAGTGGATGCTGCTCGTGCTCGCCGCGCTGATCTCGATGGTGCTGTCCTACTTCGTGCTGGCCCGGTTCCGCGAGGAGAGCACGGCCGAGCTGGCCCGGCGCATCCAGCGCCGCGCCGAGGCCAAGCAGTCCGGCGCTCCGGCGGCGCACGGTGTGGACGAGGACGCCGAGGACGCCGAGGACGAACGCGGGCCGGCCGAGTACCGCTGA
- a CDS encoding 1,4-dihydroxy-2-naphthoate polyprenyltransferase, translating into MATLNQWIAGARPRTLPAAVAPVVVGTAAAAAVDRADLALGLLALLVSIGLQVGVNYANDYSDGIRGTDGERVGPVRLVGQHLADPDNVKLMAFAFFGFAGLVGLALVALSEAWVMIPVGALAVLAAWKYTGGDNPYGYRGLGELYVFLFFGLVATLGTLYTQAKELTSVGVAGAVGVGAIASAILVANNLRDIPTDRESGKLTLAVRLGDTGTRWLYALLVLVAVAMLVVIATQHPLAWIALLSLGILWKPAQALRTGATGRDLVPVLAGTGLFEIGYAVLLAIGITLS; encoded by the coding sequence ATGGCCACGCTGAACCAGTGGATCGCCGGCGCCCGCCCGCGCACCCTCCCCGCCGCCGTCGCCCCCGTCGTGGTGGGCACCGCTGCCGCCGCAGCCGTCGACCGCGCCGACCTCGCGCTCGGCCTGCTCGCGCTGCTCGTGTCGATCGGGCTCCAGGTGGGGGTCAACTACGCCAACGACTACTCCGACGGCATCCGCGGCACCGACGGTGAGCGCGTCGGCCCGGTGCGCCTGGTCGGCCAGCACCTCGCCGACCCCGACAACGTCAAGCTGATGGCGTTCGCCTTCTTCGGCTTCGCCGGGTTGGTCGGCCTGGCCCTCGTCGCCCTGAGCGAGGCGTGGGTGATGATCCCGGTCGGCGCGCTGGCCGTGCTGGCCGCGTGGAAGTACACCGGCGGCGACAACCCCTACGGCTACCGCGGGCTCGGCGAGCTCTACGTCTTCCTGTTCTTCGGGCTGGTGGCCACCCTCGGCACGCTCTACACGCAGGCCAAGGAGCTCACCTCGGTCGGAGTCGCCGGAGCCGTCGGGGTGGGCGCCATCGCCTCGGCGATCCTGGTCGCCAACAACCTGCGCGACATCCCCACCGACCGCGAGAGCGGCAAGCTGACCCTCGCGGTCCGGCTCGGCGACACGGGCACCCGCTGGCTCTACGCCCTGCTGGTCCTGGTCGCGGTCGCGATGCTCGTGGTGATCGCGACGCAGCACCCGCTGGCGTGGATCGCGCTGCTGTCGCTGGGCATCCTGTGGAAGCCGGCGCAGGCGCTGCGCACCGGCGCCACCGGCCGCGACCTCGTGCCGGTCCTGGCCGGGACCGGCCTCTTCGAGATCGGGTATGCCGTGCTGCTGGCGATCGGCATCACGCTCTCCTAG
- a CDS encoding PLDc N-terminal domain-containing protein has protein sequence MIRLLPWLLLLAVTVYAVIDCIQTDDAQVRGLPKLLWLLLILLFPIVGTIAWFIAGRPQRGNAGGQGRGPGGPSHRPPAPRGPDDDPDFLRRL, from the coding sequence ATGATCCGGCTGTTGCCCTGGCTGCTGCTCCTCGCAGTCACCGTCTATGCCGTCATCGACTGCATCCAGACCGACGACGCGCAGGTCAGGGGGCTGCCCAAGCTGCTCTGGCTGCTGCTGATCCTGCTCTTCCCGATCGTCGGCACGATCGCGTGGTTCATCGCCGGGCGACCGCAGCGCGGCAACGCCGGGGGCCAGGGCCGCGGGCCGGGTGGTCCATCTCACCGCCCGCCGGCCCCGCGTGGCCCCGACGACGACCCGGACTTCCTCCGTAGGCTCTGA
- the menE gene encoding o-succinylbenzoate--CoA ligase, which produces MTSLRSLAIAAGPEAVAALPVLRRALDGELAVVPYAAAAPPPALPDGAVPDEGTALVVGTSGSTGTPKLAMLPATALAASAAATHDRLGGPGAWLLAMPPHHIAGVQVLLRCVAAGTEPGFVDLSDGFTPGSFVHAAAVFGQPGYGARRYTALVPTQLVRLLADPAATEALAGFDAVLVGGAATPPALLARARDRGVRAVTTYGMSETCGGCVYDGLPLDGTTVRADGEGRLWLGGPTLATGYLGRPDLTAASFATSGDGTREFRTDDVGHVDDEGRWHVDGRLDDLITTGGLKVAPRLVEDALTALPGIAEAVVVGTPDDHWGQAVSAAVVLAAHPGDHPGDHPGDHPDRPADATDDAPTVSGLRELLRGILPAHAMPRRVLVLPAIPLRGPGKPDRVAVAERFADRA; this is translated from the coding sequence GTGACGTCACTGCGATCACTGGCCATCGCCGCCGGCCCGGAAGCCGTGGCCGCGTTGCCGGTGTTGCGCAGGGCATTGGACGGCGAGCTCGCCGTCGTCCCGTATGCCGCGGCGGCACCACCGCCCGCGCTCCCCGACGGCGCCGTCCCCGACGAGGGGACCGCCCTCGTGGTCGGCACCTCCGGCTCGACGGGCACCCCCAAGCTGGCGATGCTCCCGGCCACCGCCCTCGCCGCCAGCGCCGCGGCCACCCACGACCGGCTCGGCGGCCCCGGCGCCTGGTTGCTCGCGATGCCCCCACACCACATCGCGGGGGTGCAGGTGCTGCTGCGCTGCGTCGCCGCAGGCACCGAGCCCGGGTTCGTCGACCTGTCCGACGGCTTCACGCCCGGCTCCTTCGTCCACGCCGCCGCGGTGTTCGGCCAGCCCGGGTACGGCGCCCGGCGGTACACCGCCCTGGTGCCCACCCAGCTCGTGCGCCTGCTGGCCGACCCCGCCGCGACCGAGGCGCTGGCCGGTTTCGACGCGGTCCTGGTCGGTGGGGCAGCGACCCCACCCGCCCTGCTGGCCCGAGCCCGCGACCGCGGCGTCCGCGCCGTCACCACCTACGGCATGAGCGAGACCTGCGGGGGCTGCGTCTACGACGGCCTCCCCCTCGACGGCACCACGGTCCGAGCGGACGGGGAGGGACGGCTCTGGCTCGGCGGACCGACCCTGGCCACCGGCTACCTCGGCCGCCCAGACCTCACCGCGGCGTCCTTCGCCACGTCCGGGGACGGGACCCGAGAGTTCCGCACCGACGACGTCGGCCACGTGGACGACGAGGGACGGTGGCACGTCGACGGCCGGCTCGACGACCTGATCACCACCGGCGGCCTCAAGGTCGCGCCCAGGCTGGTCGAGGACGCCCTGACCGCACTGCCCGGGATCGCCGAGGCCGTCGTGGTCGGCACCCCCGACGACCACTGGGGGCAGGCGGTCAGCGCAGCGGTGGTGCTCGCCGCTCACCCCGGCGACCACCCCGGCGACCACCCCGGCGACCACCCCGACCGACCCGCCGACGCCACCGATGACGCCCCCACGGTGAGCGGGCTTCGCGAGCTGCTGCGCGGCATACTCCCGGCGCACGCCATGCCGCGACGGGTCCTGGTGCTGCCCGCGATCCCGCTGCGCGGACCCGGCAAACCCGACCGGGTGGCGGTCGCCGAACGGTTCGCCGACCGCGCGTGA
- a CDS encoding hemerythrin domain-containing protein: MDADFAAYIERVRAHRGELRDSVAAVDEALASPIARGGAWRERVRAALAELSHDFRDHIDLTERAGGLYDSVRRGDPRLTGRVDRLLREHERYREDIDAYLAVLEHGGTTADLPVFREEVTTLMGQLVRHRQKGADLVYEAYDVDLGGSG; this comes from the coding sequence ATGGACGCCGACTTCGCGGCCTACATCGAGCGGGTGCGGGCCCACCGCGGAGAGCTGCGCGACTCCGTCGCGGCCGTCGACGAGGCGCTCGCCTCCCCGATCGCCCGCGGCGGTGCCTGGCGCGAACGGGTGCGGGCCGCGCTGGCCGAGCTGTCGCACGACTTCCGCGACCACATCGACCTCACCGAGCGAGCCGGGGGGCTGTACGACTCGGTGCGGCGGGGCGACCCACGGCTGACCGGTCGGGTGGACCGGTTGCTGCGCGAGCACGAGCGCTACCGCGAGGACATCGACGCCTACCTCGCCGTGCTGGAGCACGGGGGGACCACCGCTGACCTGCCGGTGTTCCGTGAGGAGGTCACCACCCTGATGGGGCAGCTGGTGCGGCACCGGCAGAAGGGCGCCGACCTGGTCTACGAGGCCTACGACGTCGACCTCGGCGGCTCCGGCTGA
- a CDS encoding 1,4-dihydroxy-2-naphthoyl-CoA synthase — protein MSEQPVVSQPFDPDAWDIVEGFEFTDITYHRARGVGAVRIAFDRPEVLNAFRPHTVDELYRALDHARRTPDVGVVLLTGNGPGPEGSGSAGQWAFCSGGDQRIRGRSGYQYAQGDTADTVDERRVKAEGGRLHILEVQRLIRTMPKVVIAVVGGWAAGGGHSLHVVCDLTIASRECARFKQTDADVGSFDGGYGSAYLAKMVGQKFAREIFFLGRTYSADDMHRMGAVNIVSAHAELESDALQVAREIMGKSPQAQRMLKFAFNLLDDGLMGQQVFAGEATRLAYMTDEAVEGRDQFLEKRDPDWSPYPWYF, from the coding sequence GTGAGCGAGCAGCCTGTGGTGAGCCAGCCCTTCGACCCGGACGCGTGGGACATCGTGGAGGGTTTCGAGTTCACCGACATCACCTACCACCGGGCGCGTGGCGTGGGCGCGGTGCGGATCGCGTTCGACCGGCCCGAGGTGCTCAACGCGTTCCGGCCGCACACCGTCGACGAGCTCTACCGGGCCCTCGACCACGCCCGGCGCACCCCCGACGTCGGGGTCGTGCTGCTCACCGGCAACGGCCCCGGACCGGAGGGCTCCGGCAGCGCCGGCCAGTGGGCGTTCTGCTCCGGCGGCGACCAGCGGATCCGTGGGCGGTCGGGCTACCAGTACGCGCAGGGCGACACCGCCGACACCGTCGACGAGCGACGGGTCAAGGCCGAGGGCGGGCGGCTGCACATCCTGGAGGTGCAGCGCCTCATCCGCACCATGCCCAAGGTCGTCATCGCGGTGGTCGGCGGATGGGCGGCCGGGGGTGGTCACTCGCTGCACGTCGTCTGCGACCTCACCATCGCGAGCCGGGAGTGCGCGCGGTTCAAGCAGACCGACGCCGACGTGGGCTCGTTCGACGGGGGCTACGGGTCGGCCTACCTCGCCAAGATGGTCGGCCAGAAGTTCGCCCGCGAGATCTTCTTCCTCGGCCGCACCTACAGCGCCGACGACATGCACCGGATGGGTGCGGTGAACATCGTCAGCGCGCACGCCGAGCTCGAGTCCGACGCCCTGCAGGTGGCCCGCGAGATCATGGGCAAGAGCCCCCAGGCCCAGCGGATGCTGAAGTTCGCGTTCAACCTGCTCGACGACGGGCTGATGGGCCAGCAGGTGTTCGCCGGCGAGGCGACCCGGCTGGCCTACATGACCGACGAGGCCGTCGAGGGGCGCGACCAGTTCCTCGAGAAGCGCGACCCCGACTGGTCGCCCTACCCCTGGTACTTCTGA
- a CDS encoding glutathione peroxidase yields MPTLSDFTATTLEGQEQPLSAFAGKVALVVNTASECGFTPQFEGLEKLYGEYEDQGLVVLGFPCNQFGGQEPGDEAQIGEFCQRNYGVTFPMFAKVDVNGDDAHPVFDWLKSEKGGLLGSKIKWNFTKFLVGRDGKVIKRYGSTTKPEDITKDLEKALAEAA; encoded by the coding sequence GTGCCGACCCTCTCCGACTTCACCGCCACCACCCTCGAGGGCCAGGAGCAGCCGTTGTCCGCGTTTGCCGGCAAGGTCGCCCTCGTCGTCAACACCGCCAGCGAGTGCGGCTTCACCCCCCAGTTCGAGGGGCTGGAGAAGCTGTACGGCGAGTACGAGGACCAGGGCCTGGTCGTGCTCGGCTTCCCGTGCAACCAGTTCGGTGGCCAGGAGCCCGGCGACGAGGCGCAGATCGGTGAGTTCTGCCAGCGCAACTACGGCGTCACCTTCCCGATGTTCGCCAAGGTCGACGTGAACGGCGACGACGCGCACCCCGTCTTCGACTGGCTGAAGTCGGAGAAGGGCGGGCTGCTGGGCAGCAAGATCAAGTGGAACTTCACCAAGTTCCTCGTCGGCCGTGACGGCAAGGTGATCAAGCGCTACGGCTCGACCACCAAGCCCGAGGACATCACCAAGGACCTCGAGAAGGCCCTCGCCGAAGCCGCCTGA
- a CDS encoding CHRD domain-containing protein — protein sequence MKTLKQWGVLATATALGAVGVAGFGAVASAHDSGGSQKAFTLTERLSGYHETPLALSTSGQGSIRLRIDPKAGTIAYTVRYANLEGTVTQSHIHFGSPSQTGGISVFLCSNLGNGPAGTPACPTTNPGEVSGMLDSSDVIGPAAQGITAGQFSELLAAIRADSTYANVHSTLYPAGEIRNQLSTHDHH from the coding sequence ATGAAGACACTCAAGCAGTGGGGCGTGCTCGCCACCGCCACCGCGCTGGGCGCGGTGGGCGTCGCAGGGTTCGGGGCCGTCGCCTCGGCCCACGACAGCGGCGGGAGCCAGAAGGCGTTCACGCTCACGGAGCGGCTCAGCGGCTACCACGAGACGCCGTTGGCCCTGTCGACGAGCGGGCAGGGCTCGATCCGCCTGCGCATCGACCCCAAGGCGGGCACGATCGCCTACACGGTGCGCTACGCGAACCTCGAGGGCACGGTCACCCAGTCGCACATCCACTTCGGGTCTCCGTCGCAGACCGGCGGCATCAGCGTGTTCCTCTGCAGCAACCTCGGCAACGGACCCGCCGGCACCCCGGCCTGTCCCACCACCAACCCGGGTGAGGTCAGCGGCATGCTCGACTCCTCGGACGTCATCGGTCCCGCGGCGCAGGGCATCACGGCCGGGCAGTTCTCCGAGCTGCTGGCCGCGATCCGGGCCGACTCGACCTACGCCAACGTGCACAGCACGCTCTATCCCGCAGGGGAGATCCGCAACCAGCTGAGCACCCACGACCACCACTGA
- a CDS encoding o-succinylbenzoate synthase — translation MPTTPAAGPSTVVEPPALEELLARMRVVAIPMRVRFRGVTVREAALLRGPSGWAEFAPFLEYEPVEASRWLAAAIEAGWGRWPEPVRTSVPVNATVPAVAAPDVAAVLARFDGATTAKVKVAERGQSLADDVDRVAAVREVMGPGGRIRVDANGGWSVQEATDALRRLAAYGLEYAEQPCAQVSELRALRVALARNGIDVPVAADESIRKADDPLRVAREEAADLVVVKVAPLGGVARALEVVADCGLPAVVSSALDTSVGMAAGVALAAALPELPHACGLGTVALLEGDVTAAPLLPRDGALQVGRVEADEELLSRWAAPADRVEWWAERVRASWSALT, via the coding sequence ATGCCGACAACGCCCGCCGCGGGCCCGTCCACCGTGGTCGAGCCGCCTGCGCTGGAAGAGCTCCTCGCCCGGATGCGGGTGGTGGCGATCCCGATGCGAGTCCGGTTCCGCGGGGTGACGGTCCGGGAGGCGGCCCTGCTGCGCGGTCCGTCGGGCTGGGCCGAGTTCGCACCGTTCCTCGAGTACGAGCCGGTGGAGGCGTCCCGCTGGCTGGCCGCCGCGATCGAGGCCGGGTGGGGTCGGTGGCCGGAGCCGGTCCGCACCAGCGTCCCCGTCAACGCGACGGTGCCGGCCGTCGCCGCCCCGGACGTCGCGGCCGTGCTGGCGCGCTTCGACGGCGCCACCACGGCGAAGGTCAAGGTCGCGGAGCGTGGCCAGTCGCTGGCCGACGACGTCGACCGGGTGGCAGCGGTGCGCGAGGTGATGGGGCCGGGTGGTCGCATCCGCGTGGACGCCAACGGCGGCTGGTCGGTGCAGGAGGCGACCGACGCGCTGCGGCGCCTCGCGGCATACGGGCTGGAGTATGCCGAGCAGCCTTGTGCCCAGGTGAGTGAGCTCCGCGCGCTGCGGGTTGCGTTGGCACGCAACGGGATCGACGTACCCGTCGCGGCTGACGAGTCGATCCGCAAGGCCGACGACCCGCTGCGGGTGGCGCGCGAGGAGGCGGCCGACCTGGTCGTCGTCAAGGTCGCCCCGCTGGGTGGCGTCGCGCGCGCCCTCGAGGTGGTCGCCGACTGCGGGCTCCCGGCCGTCGTCTCGTCAGCCCTCGACACGTCGGTGGGGATGGCTGCCGGGGTCGCGCTGGCCGCGGCGCTGCCCGAGCTGCCCCACGCCTGCGGCCTGGGCACCGTGGCGCTGCTGGAGGGCGACGTGACCGCCGCACCGCTGCTCCCGCGCGACGGCGCCCTGCAGGTAGGCCGGGTGGAGGCGGACGAGGAGCTGCTCAGCCGCTGGGCGGCGCCGGCGGACCGGGTCGAGTGGTGGGCCGAGCGCGTGCGCGCGAGCTGGTCGGCCCTGACCTGA